The Nitrososphaerota archaeon sequence GTGCAGTATGTGATGGCCCTCTTTTTAAGAATAAAAAAGTTTTATTAATTGGAAGTGGTGAAGAAGCTATAGAAGACGCATTATTTTTAAGTGGTTTAGCTTCAGAAGTTTTCTTCATAGCTTTAGAAAAAATTGATGAAAAACAAATTGATTTATTGAAAAGTCATGGAATAAAAATCCTTGAAGGAGTAAAATTAAAAGCTATAGAAGGAGAAAAAATAGTTCAAAAAGTTTTATTAGAAAAAATTGATGGAAAAGAAGAAGTACTTAATATTGATGGAGTTTTTATAGCTAGCAGAGAAGTTCCATTAATAAAAATTCTTGCAAAAGCTGGATTGGAAATAGAAGAAAATTATATTAAAGTAAATTATAAACAAGAAACAAATATTGAAGGAGTTTATGCTGCTGGAGATTGTACTGGTGGAGGAGCACAAGTAGTTATAGCTGCTGGGGAAGGAGCAAAAGCAGCTATTAATGCTGCTGCGTATATTAAAAAATCTGATAA is a genomic window containing:
- a CDS encoding FAD-dependent oxidoreductase, which gives rise to MSFLISTQPMYDIVIIGGGPAGLTAGMYASSLGLKTLIIEGDAPPRITLATKINNYPGFPEGINGIDLLNRIKKQALSYGVEIIKGNVSSLNLIGPLKTIIVKNKTITCKAIILAIGIKSTKLKIEGEDKFIGLGLSYCAVCDGPLFKNKKVLLIGSGEEAIEDALFLSGLASEVFFIALEKIDEKQIDLLKSHGIKILEGVKLKAIEGEKIVQKVLLEKIDGKEEVLNIDGVFIASREVPLIKILAKAGLEIEENYIKVNYKQETNIEGVYAAGDCTGGGAQVVIAAGEGAKAAINAAAYIKKSDKIPTLWQK